Proteins co-encoded in one Prosthecobacter algae genomic window:
- the rpoC gene encoding DNA-directed RNA polymerase subunit beta': protein MNADASLKEIFGEKPTGEEFDSVSICIASPDRIRSWSHGEVKNPETINYRTFKPEKGGLFCERIFGPTRDWECACGKYKRIKHKGVICDRCGVEVTLSRVRRERMGHIELAVPVTHIWFYKCMPSRIGLMLDMTARSLERVIYYEDYMVVDQGSTPLLRGQLLTEVDLREAEEQYGADAFRVGMGAEAIRDIFSQINLTDAIKDLEDAMTKTRSKQIRKKLAKRLKLCQGFAESHSRPEAMIMEVLPVIPPDLRPLVPLEGGRFATSDLNDLYRRVINRNNRLKNLLQLRTPDVIIRNEKRMLQEAVDALFDNGRHGRPVTGAGNRPLKSLSDMLKGKSGRFRQNLLGKRVDYSGRSVIVIGPDLTLNQCGLPKKMALVLFEPFIIRRLKEMGLVHTVRSAKKMIERRTPEVWDILDEVTKGHPVLLNRAPTLHRLSIQAFEPKLIEGEAIRVHPLVCGAYNADFDGDQMAVHVPLSIEAQLEARLLMLAPNNLFSPASGKPIMTPSQDIPLGCYFLTYLREFPDKNKKNEGPERLPIFNDPSEVEFALTEGALSVNDKVRYRNPDYQQPKRAFGDPTKTFIETTAGRVRFNEIWPEKLGFINNTVGKKQISDIIWRCFQTVGQKETVACLDRLKSLGFREATRSGCSIGITDMVIPEAKKMALEKAYKEVEDVEKLHRRGLITQGERSQKIIDVWTQAGDQTADEVFRTLEYNEGKKHHNPLYVMVTSGARGNRTQIKQLGGMRGLMAKPSGEIIERPITSNFREGLSVLEYFISTHGARKGLADTALKTADSGYMTRKLVDVSQDVIVTEDDCGTVNGITLASIYQGDEEVVDLKTRVYGRTSCETIHDPVTKETIISANQLVLENEAAHLTKIGVEKLKIRSVLTCESKRGCCAMCYGLSLATSRLVKIGEAVGIVAAQSIGEPGTQLTMRTFHVGGVAVGAFKQPFINVKNSGIVKLADMRMVQTPEGQWIALTKNGVLAIVDEDGRELESHKLVLGAIIAKPDGSVVKKGEQIATWDPYNMPIITEKSGKIEFRDMIAGITFTKEKNESTGNEETVVIEHKEDLHPQVVVTNAKTHEVLASYTIPAGAHINVKNGEKVEAGTTLAKTPRKASKTKDITGGLPRVAELFEARKPKDACEIARIDGVVEIGGLVRGKRRVIVTDQKSGQQEEHLIPRSKHILVFNGDVVTKGDQLTDGPVVPHEILEILGPQALREHLVNEVQEVYRAQGVEINDKHVEIIIRQMLRKVKITDTGDTEFLWGDQVDRTEFERENERVSEEGGKSAEAEPVLLGITKASLETESFISAASFQDTTRVLTEASTLAKSDYLRGFKENVIMGHLIPAGTGFISHRNFDIVETEKSPVVDQDEDSDLMQA, encoded by the coding sequence ATGAATGCTGACGCGAGCTTGAAAGAAATTTTCGGGGAAAAGCCCACCGGTGAAGAGTTTGACTCCGTGTCAATCTGCATCGCTTCTCCAGACCGGATCCGGTCCTGGAGCCACGGGGAAGTGAAAAACCCTGAGACCATTAACTATCGTACGTTCAAACCTGAAAAGGGCGGCCTTTTCTGCGAGCGTATCTTCGGGCCTACCCGTGACTGGGAGTGTGCCTGCGGCAAATACAAGCGCATCAAACACAAGGGCGTGATCTGCGACCGTTGCGGCGTCGAAGTGACGCTGTCCCGCGTGCGTCGTGAGCGCATGGGCCACATTGAGCTCGCCGTGCCGGTGACTCACATCTGGTTCTACAAGTGCATGCCTTCCCGTATCGGCCTCATGCTGGACATGACGGCCCGCAGCCTGGAGCGCGTGATCTATTATGAAGACTACATGGTGGTAGATCAAGGCAGCACTCCGCTGCTGCGTGGTCAGCTTCTCACTGAAGTGGATCTCCGTGAAGCCGAAGAACAGTACGGTGCCGACGCCTTCCGCGTGGGCATGGGTGCTGAGGCCATCCGCGACATCTTCAGCCAGATCAATCTGACCGATGCCATCAAGGACCTCGAGGACGCGATGACCAAGACGCGCTCCAAGCAGATCCGCAAGAAGCTGGCGAAGCGCTTGAAGCTCTGCCAGGGCTTTGCCGAATCGCACAGCCGCCCTGAGGCGATGATCATGGAAGTGCTTCCAGTCATCCCGCCGGACCTTCGTCCGCTGGTGCCGCTGGAAGGTGGCCGCTTTGCGACTTCGGATTTGAACGACCTCTATCGTCGTGTCATCAACCGTAACAACCGTCTGAAGAACCTTCTTCAGCTCCGCACTCCGGATGTTATCATCCGTAACGAGAAGCGCATGCTTCAGGAAGCTGTGGACGCCCTCTTTGACAACGGCCGCCATGGCCGCCCGGTCACAGGCGCAGGTAACCGTCCGCTGAAGTCCCTTTCCGACATGCTCAAGGGCAAGTCCGGTCGTTTCCGTCAGAACTTGCTCGGCAAGCGCGTGGATTACTCCGGTCGTTCCGTTATCGTCATCGGCCCTGACCTCACTCTGAACCAGTGCGGTCTGCCGAAGAAGATGGCCCTCGTCCTGTTCGAGCCTTTCATCATCCGCCGTCTGAAAGAGATGGGCCTGGTGCACACTGTGCGCTCCGCGAAGAAGATGATCGAGCGCCGCACGCCTGAAGTGTGGGACATCCTCGACGAAGTCACCAAGGGACACCCAGTTCTCCTGAACCGTGCGCCTACCCTCCACCGTCTTTCCATCCAGGCTTTCGAGCCGAAGCTGATCGAAGGTGAAGCCATCCGCGTCCATCCCCTGGTTTGCGGTGCTTACAATGCTGACTTCGACGGTGACCAGATGGCCGTTCACGTCCCGCTTTCCATTGAGGCCCAGCTTGAGGCCCGCCTGCTGATGCTGGCGCCGAACAACTTGTTCAGCCCTGCCAGCGGTAAGCCGATCATGACGCCTTCCCAGGACATTCCTCTGGGTTGTTACTTCCTGACTTATCTGCGTGAATTCCCGGATAAGAACAAGAAGAACGAAGGGCCTGAGCGCCTGCCGATCTTCAACGATCCTTCGGAAGTCGAATTCGCCCTGACTGAAGGTGCGCTGAGCGTCAATGACAAGGTGCGTTATCGCAACCCTGACTACCAGCAACCGAAACGCGCGTTTGGTGATCCGACCAAGACCTTCATCGAGACGACGGCTGGCCGTGTGCGCTTCAATGAAATCTGGCCTGAGAAGCTCGGTTTCATCAACAACACTGTTGGTAAGAAACAGATCTCTGACATTATCTGGCGCTGTTTCCAGACCGTCGGCCAGAAGGAAACCGTGGCTTGCCTCGACCGTCTGAAGTCCCTGGGCTTCCGCGAAGCGACGCGCTCTGGTTGTTCCATCGGTATCACGGACATGGTCATTCCTGAAGCCAAGAAAATGGCTCTGGAAAAAGCCTACAAGGAAGTCGAAGACGTCGAGAAGCTTCACCGTCGTGGTCTCATCACGCAGGGTGAGCGCTCCCAGAAGATCATTGACGTTTGGACCCAGGCTGGTGACCAGACGGCTGACGAAGTGTTCCGCACGCTGGAATACAACGAAGGCAAGAAGCATCACAACCCACTTTACGTGATGGTGACGTCCGGTGCCCGTGGTAACCGCACGCAGATCAAGCAGCTCGGCGGGATGCGCGGCCTGATGGCTAAACCTTCCGGTGAGATTATCGAACGTCCGATTACCTCGAACTTCCGCGAAGGTCTGAGCGTACTCGAATACTTCATCTCCACCCACGGTGCCCGTAAGGGTCTGGCGGATACGGCTCTGAAGACGGCTGACTCCGGGTACATGACCCGTAAGCTGGTGGACGTTTCTCAGGACGTGATCGTCACAGAAGACGACTGCGGCACTGTGAATGGCATTACCCTTGCCTCCATCTATCAGGGTGACGAAGAAGTGGTGGACCTGAAGACCCGCGTTTATGGCCGCACAAGCTGCGAAACCATCCACGACCCGGTCACCAAGGAAACCATCATTTCCGCCAACCAGCTCGTGCTTGAGAACGAAGCTGCCCACCTCACCAAAATCGGTGTGGAGAAGCTGAAGATCCGCTCCGTGCTCACTTGCGAAAGCAAGCGTGGTTGCTGTGCGATGTGCTACGGCCTCAGCTTGGCAACGAGCCGTCTGGTGAAAATCGGTGAAGCTGTGGGCATTGTCGCCGCCCAGTCCATCGGTGAGCCCGGAACGCAGTTGACGATGCGTACGTTCCACGTCGGTGGTGTGGCCGTGGGTGCCTTCAAGCAGCCCTTCATTAACGTGAAGAACAGCGGTATCGTGAAGCTGGCCGACATGCGTATGGTGCAGACTCCAGAAGGTCAGTGGATCGCCCTGACCAAGAACGGTGTGCTGGCCATCGTGGACGAAGACGGCCGCGAACTGGAAAGCCACAAGCTGGTGCTGGGTGCCATCATCGCGAAGCCGGACGGCTCCGTGGTGAAGAAAGGCGAGCAGATCGCCACTTGGGATCCATACAACATGCCGATCATCACCGAGAAGTCGGGTAAGATCGAATTCCGCGACATGATCGCCGGGATTACCTTCACGAAAGAGAAGAACGAATCCACAGGCAACGAAGAAACCGTCGTCATCGAGCACAAGGAAGACCTTCACCCGCAGGTGGTGGTGACCAATGCGAAGACGCACGAAGTCCTCGCCAGCTACACAATTCCAGCCGGTGCTCACATCAACGTGAAAAACGGTGAGAAGGTGGAAGCCGGTACGACTCTGGCTAAGACGCCACGTAAGGCGAGCAAGACGAAGGACATCACGGGTGGTCTCCCACGTGTGGCGGAACTCTTCGAAGCCCGTAAGCCGAAGGATGCCTGCGAAATCGCCCGCATCGACGGTGTGGTGGAAATCGGTGGTCTGGTCCGTGGCAAGCGCCGCGTGATCGTGACTGACCAGAAGTCTGGCCAGCAGGAAGAGCACCTCATCCCTCGTAGCAAGCACATCCTGGTCTTCAACGGCGACGTCGTGACCAAGGGTGACCAGCTCACCGACGGACCGGTGGTGCCGCATGAAATCCTTGAGATTCTTGGGCCTCAGGCGCTCCGCGAACATTTGGTGAACGAAGTGCAGGAAGTTTACCGCGCCCAGGGCGTGGAAATTAACGACAAGCACGTCGAAATCATCATCCGTCAGATGCTGCGCAAGGTGAAGATCACGGACACGGGTGATACCGAGTTCCTGTGGGGTGACCAGGTGGACCGCACCGAGTTCGAAAGAGAGAACGAGCGTGTTTCCGAAGAAGGTGGTAAGTCTGCAGAGGCTGAGCCAGTTCTTCTAGGGATCACCAAGGCCTCTTTGGAAACTGAGTCCTTCATCTCGGCGGCTTCCTTCCAGGACACCACTCGCGTGCTCACTGAAGCCTCCACCTTGGCGAAGTCTGACTACCTGCGTGGGTTCAAGGAAAACGTCATCATGGGTCACCTGATCCCTGCTGGTACCGGTTTCATCAGCCATCGTAACTTCGACATCGTCGAGACTGAGAAGTCTCCCGTCGTCGACCAGGACGAAGACTCTGATCTGATGCAGGCCTAA
- a CDS encoding alpha/beta hydrolase — protein sequence MSLHFLPGLGATSALYSGYSFPFPIHTLDYPGPPRPGCGFDEYSAFLIQRQGIQPGDSLVGVSLGGMLACEISKQVPIRKLTLISSCTQRQHLHPLLTHLSFLGPHVPWGRLQRVARPLPGLSSARKLAVEMFREADTDFVRWACSCAADWSGLAEHEDLVSIHGDRDPVFPIHRQRVHHAIAGGDHLMIISRRTEILPLLLERHGGEG from the coding sequence ATGTCACTGCACTTCCTGCCGGGGCTGGGAGCCACCTCCGCGTTATATTCGGGTTACTCGTTTCCTTTTCCCATTCACACGCTGGACTATCCGGGTCCACCGCGTCCTGGCTGTGGTTTTGATGAATACTCAGCGTTTTTGATCCAGCGGCAGGGGATCCAGCCGGGAGACAGCTTGGTGGGGGTATCTTTGGGAGGCATGCTGGCCTGTGAGATTTCCAAACAGGTGCCGATCCGAAAGCTCACGCTCATTTCCTCCTGCACTCAGCGACAGCACTTGCATCCACTGCTGACGCATCTTTCCTTTTTAGGACCGCATGTGCCTTGGGGCCGCCTTCAGCGTGTAGCGAGGCCTTTGCCGGGATTGTCGTCGGCCAGAAAGCTGGCCGTGGAAATGTTTCGTGAAGCGGATACGGACTTCGTTCGCTGGGCTTGCTCTTGTGCAGCAGATTGGTCGGGCTTGGCCGAGCATGAGGACTTGGTCAGCATCCATGGCGATCGGGACCCGGTGTTTCCCATTCACCGGCAGCGGGTGCATCACGCGATTGCAGGTGGCGATCATTTGATGATTATCAGTCGGCGGACGGAGATTTTGCCTCTACTGCTGGAGCGGCATGGAGGAGAAGGCTGA
- a CDS encoding PQQ-binding-like beta-propeller repeat protein: MKLFASVVLGAFCLVAGLHAENWPMWRGVQGDGTTVESGLPTTWGAEQNVRWKIALPDRGNSTPVVWKDQVFITQAIEKTGQRLLLSLDRKTGKQLWEAGTIYREPELTHGTNPYCAGSPATDGERVIVFFASAGVFCYDLKGKELWKRTDLGKHHHIWGSGTSPVIVGNRVFLNFGPGEKTTLYAFDKVTGKTLWQHEEPGGASGEGKEKKWLGSWADPMVRTVGSREELFLSYPGRVAAFDPATGKEWWTCEGLNPLVYNSPLFAEGQVIAFGGYGGMGLSVRAGGQGDVTKTHRLWHLPKVSQRIGSGVVHQGHHYILSDGGIAECRDLKTGQMVWNERLKGPGPTGQNWSSLVLTADGQCYAINQGGDAFVFRASPKFELLATNSLGEKVIGSMAVSDGQLFIRGYKHLWCIGK; this comes from the coding sequence ATGAAACTTTTCGCCTCGGTCGTTTTGGGAGCCTTCTGCTTGGTCGCAGGTCTGCATGCTGAAAATTGGCCCATGTGGCGAGGCGTGCAGGGGGATGGAACCACGGTGGAGAGTGGGCTGCCTACGACATGGGGGGCGGAGCAAAATGTGCGCTGGAAGATCGCCCTGCCAGATCGCGGCAATTCCACGCCGGTCGTGTGGAAGGATCAGGTGTTCATCACCCAGGCCATCGAAAAGACTGGCCAGCGGCTGTTGCTGAGCCTGGACCGCAAAACGGGCAAGCAGCTTTGGGAAGCCGGCACGATCTATCGCGAGCCGGAGTTGACGCATGGGACGAACCCTTATTGTGCGGGGTCTCCAGCCACGGATGGGGAACGTGTCATCGTCTTTTTTGCCTCCGCCGGTGTCTTTTGCTATGACCTCAAAGGCAAGGAACTGTGGAAGCGCACGGACCTGGGCAAGCATCATCACATTTGGGGCAGTGGTACCTCGCCGGTCATCGTGGGAAACCGGGTGTTTTTAAACTTCGGTCCCGGGGAAAAAACGACGCTGTATGCCTTTGATAAAGTCACCGGAAAGACCCTGTGGCAGCATGAGGAGCCGGGCGGTGCCTCAGGTGAAGGCAAGGAGAAAAAGTGGCTGGGTTCCTGGGCGGATCCTATGGTGAGAACCGTGGGCAGCCGGGAAGAGCTCTTTCTTTCCTATCCTGGACGTGTGGCGGCGTTTGATCCTGCCACGGGCAAGGAATGGTGGACCTGCGAAGGGCTGAACCCGCTGGTTTATAACTCGCCCTTGTTTGCGGAGGGACAGGTCATCGCCTTTGGCGGTTATGGGGGCATGGGGCTTTCCGTCAGGGCGGGCGGGCAGGGGGACGTGACCAAAACGCATCGTCTCTGGCACTTGCCCAAGGTGAGCCAGCGCATCGGCTCAGGCGTGGTTCATCAGGGGCATCACTACATCCTCAGCGATGGAGGCATCGCGGAATGCCGGGATCTGAAAACGGGGCAGATGGTGTGGAACGAACGGCTGAAGGGGCCTGGACCGACGGGGCAAAACTGGTCTTCCCTGGTGCTGACAGCAGACGGCCAGTGCTATGCCATCAATCAGGGCGGGGATGCCTTTGTTTTCAGGGCCAGCCCAAAATTTGAACTGCTGGCTACCAATTCACTCGGGGAAAAAGTCATCGGTTCCATGGCGGTGAGTGATGGCCAGCTTTTCATTCGCGGCTACAAGCACCTCTGGTGTATCGGTAAATAG
- the rpoB gene encoding DNA-directed RNA polymerase subunit beta, with translation MSQRTNFGKIHEVTEPPNLIEIQLRSYEEFLQKNILPSKRKEVGLQAVFKEVFPIESYDAKMTLDFVMYEIGEPKLSSLEAIREAETYSAPLYVTFELRDEAGAKQERVYMGEIPLMTDRGTFVINGAERVVVSQLHRSPGICFESSQHLNGRWLYGFRIIPDRGTWLEVQFDTNDLLYVYLDRRRRRRKFLATTLLRVIGYSHDEDILKLFYNIEDLKLKENLSEEEVSAKLLFKDILDGELIVARAYEPLTAGVIRQLIQLGHKTVKVITASQDDLIVTSLRKDPAKDEDEALKEIYRRLRPGDPPTIPNARALVKRLFFDPKRYDLTRVGRYKINQKLTLKTDSDMRILDPNDVISAMSYLFKLRAGEGLLDDIDHLGSRRVRAVGELLANQCRVGLARTERLVKERMTLFDVSMDTMTPAKLINPKALSAVVRDFFGRSQLSQFMDQINPLAELTHKRRLSALGPGGLNRDRAGFEVRDVHPSHYGRICPIETPEGPNIGLINSLGSYARINEFGFIETPYRPVKDGVVADKIEYLTADQEENHFIAQANNRLDEKSHFTAAKVTVRYRGDFLEVEPNKPTLMDVSPKQLVSIAANLIPFLEHDDANRALMGSNMQRQGVPLLEAESPLVGTGMEGKAARDSRAVIVADANGTVASATADVIIITKDGNLPVSDKQFLADPMKSVQTDVEKGTFVYPLRKFGRSNAGTCINQRPLVRRGQKIKKGDVIADGPCTDQGELAIGKNMLVAFMPWNGYNFEDAIVISRRVSKEDIYTSIHIEDFDVIARDTKLGPEEITRDIPNVGDEALKNLDQDGVVRIGAEVKPGDILVGKITPKSETELAPEERLLRAIFGEKAADVKDTSLRVPSGCAGIVMDVKLAQRGGVNGTDKEKLSPAEAKKQIKQIEEDYRAKKEDLTEQLTEKLSDILLNEKIPLDVVNGQTGEIILGANKKITKTLLRKLAESYDSVEIDPSPIRNKIFDIIQTFEQKFADADMERERNLDRIETSEDGAADGVVKQVRVFVASKRKLSVGDKMAGRHGNKGVVATIVPEEDMPFLENGTPVDIVLNPLGVPSRMNVGQVLETHLGLAAKALGMKIATPVFDGIPESKIMEYIKDAKKVEGYEWMGLNGKSKLYDGRTGESFNLDVVVGYIYMLKLGHLVADKIHARAVGPYSLVTQQPLGGKAQYGGQRFGEMEVWALEAYGAAYTLQELLTVKSDDVQGRTRIYEQIVKGDNALEAGTPESFNVLIKEMQSLGLDVRVHKRATLDADVEAIERFTAGA, from the coding sequence ATGTCCCAGCGCACCAACTTTGGCAAAATCCATGAAGTTACCGAGCCCCCGAATCTGATCGAGATTCAGCTCCGGTCTTATGAGGAGTTTCTTCAAAAGAACATCCTTCCTTCCAAGCGCAAGGAAGTTGGTTTGCAGGCTGTCTTCAAGGAAGTTTTCCCCATCGAGAGTTACGACGCCAAAATGACGCTCGATTTTGTCATGTACGAAATCGGCGAGCCTAAGCTGTCCTCCCTGGAAGCCATCCGCGAAGCGGAAACCTACAGCGCCCCTCTCTACGTCACCTTCGAACTCCGTGACGAGGCCGGTGCTAAGCAGGAGCGCGTTTACATGGGCGAAATCCCGCTCATGACGGATCGCGGTACTTTTGTTATCAATGGCGCTGAGCGTGTGGTGGTCAGCCAGCTCCACCGTTCCCCCGGTATCTGTTTCGAAAGCAGCCAACACTTGAATGGCCGCTGGCTCTATGGTTTCCGCATCATTCCTGACCGCGGCACCTGGCTCGAAGTCCAGTTCGACACCAACGATCTTCTCTACGTCTATCTCGACCGCCGCCGTCGTCGTCGCAAGTTCCTGGCCACCACGCTTCTGCGCGTGATCGGCTACTCCCACGACGAAGACATCCTCAAGCTGTTCTACAACATCGAAGACCTCAAGCTGAAGGAAAACCTCAGCGAAGAAGAAGTCTCCGCCAAACTCCTGTTCAAGGACATCCTGGACGGCGAGCTTATCGTCGCCCGTGCCTATGAGCCACTGACCGCCGGCGTCATCCGCCAGCTCATCCAACTTGGTCACAAGACCGTGAAAGTCATCACGGCCTCCCAAGATGATCTCATCGTGACCTCCCTGCGCAAAGACCCTGCCAAGGACGAAGATGAAGCTCTGAAGGAAATCTACCGCCGTCTGCGCCCAGGCGATCCTCCGACCATCCCGAACGCCCGTGCTCTGGTGAAGCGTCTGTTCTTCGATCCGAAGCGCTATGACCTGACCCGCGTCGGTCGTTACAAGATCAATCAGAAGCTGACGCTGAAGACGGACTCTGACATGCGCATTCTGGATCCGAATGACGTGATCAGCGCCATGAGCTACCTCTTCAAGCTGCGTGCTGGTGAAGGTCTTCTGGATGATATTGACCACCTCGGCAGCCGCCGTGTGCGTGCTGTGGGTGAGCTTTTGGCCAATCAGTGCCGCGTGGGCCTTGCCCGCACGGAGCGTCTGGTCAAAGAGCGCATGACTTTGTTTGACGTGAGCATGGACACCATGACTCCGGCCAAGTTGATCAATCCTAAGGCCCTCAGTGCCGTGGTGCGTGACTTCTTCGGTCGTAGCCAGTTGAGCCAGTTCATGGATCAGATCAACCCTCTGGCTGAGCTGACCCACAAGCGTCGTCTGTCCGCACTCGGGCCTGGCGGTCTGAACCGTGACCGCGCTGGTTTCGAAGTTCGTGACGTTCATCCTTCTCACTATGGCCGTATCTGCCCGATTGAGACGCCGGAAGGTCCGAACATCGGTCTGATCAACTCCCTGGGCTCCTATGCCCGCATCAACGAATTCGGTTTCATCGAGACGCCTTATCGCCCGGTCAAAGACGGTGTGGTGGCGGACAAGATCGAATACCTCACGGCTGATCAGGAAGAAAACCACTTCATCGCCCAGGCCAACAACCGTCTGGATGAAAAGAGCCACTTCACGGCGGCCAAAGTCACCGTGCGTTACCGTGGTGACTTCCTGGAAGTCGAGCCGAACAAGCCGACACTCATGGACGTGTCGCCGAAGCAGCTCGTTTCCATCGCGGCAAACTTGATTCCTTTCCTGGAACACGATGACGCCAACCGCGCCCTCATGGGCTCGAACATGCAGCGCCAGGGCGTGCCTCTTCTTGAGGCGGAATCCCCCCTCGTCGGCACCGGCATGGAAGGCAAGGCTGCCCGTGACTCCCGCGCCGTGATCGTCGCGGATGCCAATGGCACTGTCGCCTCCGCCACTGCAGACGTGATCATCATCACCAAGGACGGCAATCTGCCAGTCAGCGACAAGCAGTTCCTGGCTGACCCGATGAAGTCCGTCCAGACCGACGTGGAGAAGGGGACCTTTGTCTATCCTCTGCGTAAGTTTGGTCGTTCCAACGCCGGCACCTGCATCAACCAGCGTCCGCTGGTGCGCCGTGGCCAGAAAATCAAGAAGGGTGACGTTATCGCTGACGGTCCTTGTACGGACCAGGGCGAACTCGCCATCGGCAAGAACATGCTCGTCGCGTTCATGCCTTGGAACGGTTACAATTTCGAAGATGCCATCGTCATCAGCCGCCGCGTTTCGAAAGAAGACATCTATACTTCCATTCACATCGAAGACTTCGACGTCATCGCTCGTGATACGAAGCTGGGGCCTGAAGAAATCACCCGTGACATTCCAAACGTCGGTGACGAAGCCCTGAAGAATCTCGATCAGGACGGTGTCGTCCGTATCGGTGCGGAAGTGAAGCCTGGCGACATCCTTGTCGGCAAGATCACTCCGAAGTCTGAGACCGAACTCGCCCCTGAAGAGCGCCTCCTGCGCGCTATCTTCGGTGAGAAGGCTGCTGACGTGAAGGACACCTCCCTGCGTGTGCCTTCCGGTTGCGCAGGCATCGTGATGGATGTGAAGCTGGCCCAGCGTGGTGGTGTCAATGGCACCGACAAGGAGAAGCTCTCCCCGGCCGAAGCCAAGAAGCAGATCAAGCAGATCGAAGAAGACTATCGTGCGAAGAAGGAAGACCTCACCGAGCAGCTCACTGAGAAGCTCAGCGACATCCTTCTCAATGAGAAGATTCCTCTCGATGTGGTGAACGGCCAGACGGGTGAAATCATCCTCGGTGCCAACAAGAAGATCACCAAGACCCTGCTTCGTAAGCTGGCTGAAAGCTACGACTCGGTTGAAATCGACCCAAGCCCGATCCGCAACAAGATCTTCGACATCATCCAGACCTTCGAACAGAAGTTCGCCGATGCCGACATGGAGCGTGAGCGTAACCTGGACCGCATCGAAACCAGCGAAGACGGAGCCGCCGATGGCGTCGTCAAGCAGGTCCGCGTGTTCGTCGCCAGCAAGCGTAAGCTTTCCGTGGGTGACAAGATGGCCGGTCGTCACGGTAACAAAGGGGTGGTGGCCACCATCGTCCCTGAAGAAGACATGCCGTTCCTGGAAAACGGAACGCCTGTGGACATCGTGCTGAACCCTCTAGGCGTGCCATCTCGTATGAACGTCGGTCAGGTTCTTGAAACCCACTTGGGTCTCGCCGCCAAGGCTCTAGGCATGAAAATCGCCACTCCGGTGTTCGATGGTATCCCTGAATCCAAGATCATGGAATACATCAAGGACGCCAAGAAGGTGGAAGGTTATGAGTGGATGGGCCTCAATGGCAAATCCAAGCTCTATGACGGCCGCACGGGTGAGTCCTTCAATCTCGACGTCGTGGTGGGTTACATCTACATGCTGAAGCTGGGACACCTTGTCGCTGACAAGATCCACGCTCGTGCGGTGGGCCCATACTCGCTGGTGACGCAGCAGCCTCTGGGTGGTAAAGCCCAGTATGGTGGTCAGCGTTTCGGGGAAATGGAAGTCTGGGCCCTTGAGGCCTACGGCGCCGCCTACACGCTCCAGGAACTCCTGACGGTGAAGTCTGACGATGTCCAGGGTCGTACCCGCATCTACGAACAGATCGTCAAGGGTGACAACGCTCTGGAAGCAGGCACTCCTGAATCCTTCAATGTGCTGATCAAAGAAATGCAATCTCTGGGTCTCGATGTGCGAGTCCACAAGCGCGCCACTCTGGATGCGGATGTGGAAGCCATCGAACGCTTCACGGCAGGTGCCTAA
- the rplJ gene encoding 50S ribosomal protein L10, which produces MKAEKTLLIEDLLTRVNASPFLFVVDYTGLTVDKFAELRKRLAATGAEIHVFKNTLVKKAAERAGYPEELGTHLTGQSAYVMGAQDVCAAAKIMKNFAAEFTKPKIKAGVLDGNLLDAEGIKVLADLPSKETLQAQLLGVLQAPASKLVRLLNEPAASLARVLKAKADAGGAAAAPAAAEEAAVEAAAA; this is translated from the coding sequence ATGAAAGCTGAAAAGACACTCCTCATTGAAGACCTGCTCACCCGGGTCAACGCCTCCCCCTTCCTCTTCGTTGTGGATTACACTGGTCTCACCGTGGACAAGTTCGCCGAGCTGCGCAAGCGCCTGGCCGCCACGGGCGCTGAGATCCACGTGTTCAAGAACACGCTGGTGAAGAAGGCCGCAGAACGCGCCGGTTACCCAGAAGAACTTGGCACTCACCTGACAGGCCAGAGTGCCTACGTCATGGGCGCCCAGGACGTCTGCGCTGCCGCGAAGATCATGAAGAACTTCGCTGCTGAGTTCACCAAGCCTAAAATCAAGGCTGGCGTGCTCGATGGCAACCTCCTCGACGCAGAAGGCATCAAAGTCCTTGCCGACCTGCCTTCCAAAGAAACCCTCCAGGCCCAGTTGCTTGGCGTGCTTCAGGCCCCTGCTTCCAAGCTGGTCCGCCTCCTCAACGAGCCTGCTGCCTCCCTGGCACGCGTGCTCAAGGCCAAAGCCGACGCCGGCGGTGCTGCCGCAGCGCCAGCCGCCGCGGAAGAAGCTGCTGTCGAAGCCGCCGCAGCCTAA
- the rplL gene encoding 50S ribosomal protein L7/L12: MADLTKIVEELSGLTVLEVAELVKSLEDKWGVSAAAPVAVAAAGGGAAPAAAAEEKTEFDVILVDGGANKISVIKEVRGVVPGLGLAEAKKLVESAPQKVKEGAKKEEAEEIKKKLEAAGAKVEIK, encoded by the coding sequence ATGGCAGACCTTACAAAAATCGTTGAAGAACTGAGCGGCCTTACGGTCCTCGAAGTCGCAGAACTCGTCAAGTCCCTCGAAGACAAGTGGGGCGTCAGCGCTGCTGCTCCTGTCGCAGTTGCCGCCGCTGGCGGTGGTGCAGCTCCTGCTGCTGCTGCTGAAGAGAAGACCGAGTTCGACGTCATCCTCGTTGATGGCGGCGCAAACAAAATCTCCGTCATTAAAGAAGTGCGCGGCGTTGTTCCTGGCCTCGGCCTTGCTGAAGCGAAGAAGCTCGTTGAGAGCGCTCCGCAGAAGGTCAAGGAAGGTGCCAAGAAAGAAGAAGCTGAAGAGATCAAGAAGAAGCTCGAAGCTGCCGGCGCTAAAGTGGAGATCAAGTAA